TCGAACGGTTTCGCGCAGTGGGCCTCGTCGAGCAGGATGAGCGAATCGTTGCCCACCAACCCCGCGTGAACCGGCTTCATCGAATCGGACACACCGTACCCGCGGAACAACAACCGCGAGCCGACCTGATCGACCGTCGAAGCGATGACCGTGGGTTGCAGTGGCGACCGCGCCCACGCCGACTCGCGATACATGCCGCCGCGAAGCGCGTACACATCCAGCGGGCGCACTTCATCCTGTTCCTTCTCGCTCAGTTCATGCCACCCCGGTTCGGCAATGGCGCGCAGCGCATCCGCGACCTGTTTCAGAATTCCCGACTTGGCTGTGCGAAGCGCCTTCGCCAGTTTCTTTGCGTGCATCCACGCCTGATCGACGACGATGCGCCGGTCCACGACGAAGAAGATGCGCCGAGGTTGACGGAAGTCCGACGCCCCGCACGCCAGCGCGAATATCGCGATGTCGATGCACGCGGTCTTGCCCGCCGCCGTCGGCAATGCGATCGCCCGCGGCCAGTTGCCGCCGCACACACGAGTCGCCAACCGCTCCTGCCACGGGAACGGCTCTTTCGCCTTTGGTGGCTTCTCTGGTTCGTACCCGGGTTCTCGCACGCGGCGTTCGGCCAATTCCAACTCAGCAATCGCAAGCGTAGCGGCTTTGTAGAACGCCTCAAACTGGTCCGGTGTGGGCGAACTCATGGCTGGTCCTCGTGATTGGGTCGGCAGACCCCGTAACCCGCGTAGCGACCGGCGCCAATAAGCACCGGCCCGCGAACGCGAACGGGGAACTCGATTTGGGCGTGAGTGAGCGGACGCGGCGGGCGCCCGCCACGCGGCTTGACGTGGAACGCCCGCGAGTGCGGCACACCACGGACGAGGGGCGCGGAACTGACCCGGACCACGACCGGTTCCGGGTAGCCGGCATCCACACACGCCTTCGCAATGACGTCTTCGGTTCCCAGCTCCCGGCGCGGGAACTGAGACAACATCACCGGCGTAACCGTGGTCCAGACGTGCGACGGGTTCGTCCAGGTAAACGTCTTGAGTGTGAACTGCCGGCGACCTTCCGGGCGCTCGTCCAACTCAAGGTCGAATTGGCCGATCTCGCGGTTCTCCAAATGGGGATTCCGCACCGTCATTGACAGGTACGGCACACCCGCATCGATCTCATGAGAATTCTTCCCGTCGTGCGCCATGAAAAGCCGGAACAGTTCGGCCGCGTGCTCGAAATCGTTCGGCACTGCGATCGCCACGCCGAGTAAGTGGCCGTCCGCGTGCTCGTGATCGACGAACCCGAGCGGCACATACGCGGGGCGCGACAACTTGCTCGGTGATCCATCGGCCGCGTGCCCGCTCAACCATTCGGGTGCGTTCTGCACGTTCGGTCCGTGCCGGCGCACCAGTTCGCGCCGGATCGCGTCGGCGATGATGCCACACGATTCGAGCGCATACCGCCGATTTCCGGGAAGTTCGCGAAACACAAATAGCCCTGGATCGAACGGCCCCTCGATCACGTCCGCGTTCGATTCCTCCCGCGGGGGCGCGTACCCCTGCCACAATGAAGGCTGCGGGCGCAGGCTCGCATCGAAACGGTTCTTCAGATACGCTGTGCGACCCGGGCCGAATATGCGCAGACGCACCGTGGCACGGTTATCGTCGGGTTGCAACGAAATCGGCGCATCGTCGGGCAACTGGTCCGCGACCCACATCCGCACCGGCGATGCCGAGTGTCCGAGGTACGTTACCAGCCCACAGACACGCTCCAGCGCCGACCGGAGATTCGCGGGTACGTCCACATCCCACCGCAAAAAGAACGTGGGCGACGCGGGCGCGACCGTCGGAAACTGGCGCGGCTGCCGGTTGCGGCCCAACGGCAGGCTCCCCATTGGGCCAAACGGCCCTTTCTTTCCCATCGGGCTGCCGTCGTCATTCACCGGAACGTAGCTGGTGAACGACGTGCGATTCGACACGTCCAGCGACACCGCGAGTTCGGGCGCCGGTAGCTTTTCCAGCCATTCAAGCGCCGCGCGCTGGTCGGTGTCCTCGCCGGCCTCGCCCCATGCCGCGACCAGCGCCATGAACACGCGGTCCGGGTGCGGTGGCCACTCCGGTTCTTCGCGGTTGTCGACGCGCGTCATGACCGCACGCGCCATCAGAAACTCGACTCCGAGGGCGAACATGGGTCAGTCCTCCGTTCCGGCTTCCGCCGCGGCGAGTTCCATGCTCTTCTTCACGAGCGTGACGAGATCGGCCGACGGTGTGAGAACGATTTCTTCGAGGTGAACCGGCAGCTTCGCCTTCTGCACCGCGGCAAGCGCCTTGTTGTAAAGCTCGATCGCGGCGATCTTGTCGAGTGCGAACGGCTTGTCGGCGTCGCCGGGCTTGCCGAGCAGGTGCCACGTTACGGCGTTCGTTGCCCGGAGAAGGCACCGCGAGCGCAGATCGTAGCCCGCTTCGACCGCGAGTGTGGCACCGAGTAGCCCGAGTGCAGCGAGGTACGTTCGTGCTGCGTTGTCGCCTTCGGGCGTGGACTTCTCGCCAGACTTCGCAGGGAACCGCAACCGCCGCAGCGCGGGCAGTGACAGCACGGTGGTTTGCTCCGCGTAGTCGATGGTGAACCCGCCCTTTGCAATCGGCTTTCGCTCATCCCGAATGACGTACTTGTGACCCCGTTCTTGTTCGTTGTCGAATACCACCATCATGACCGGTCGCTCACTATCACCGAGCACAAGGTTCCCGTTCTTATCCTTTCGGTAGACGAGATCAGGCGTTACGTTACCGTGATTCGCTTCCGATGGTTTACCGTCCTTACCCAGCAGTACAGCCTTCTTGGTTTTAGGGTCTTTCTCAGCCAACTCCGAATCGAGTGTCCAGCCTCCGCCCTTAGCTTTGTACAGGGTGCCACTATTCACACGAATATTGAGTGGATCAATACGACTGCTTGAAGTAACACCAGGCACCGCATTCACGCCGATGATCTCGGACACCAGCGCACGGGCGAACTTCACTCCTAACCCACCGCGCGGGCCGGTGCTGTCCCACATACCGAAAACGAGGCAGTGAGGTGCGTAGCCGAGGAGTGGTGTCGCGTAGCCGGCGGACAGCTTGTCGAGTTCCTTGCCGATCTCCGATTCGCGGAACTTGGCCGGCTTCTTGCCCTCACCGATGGTGCTGTCGCGCAGGATCGCGTCAGCGATTCGGTGTGGGGCCTGAAGCGACGTAATCTTCGGAAGGCCGGGATTATCGACTGCGGCAAAGTTGACCGACACGAGCGGAAGTTGGAACAGCCCGCCGTCGATCGCGTCTTGCAGCGCGAGTTCCATGCGGTTGGCTTGTGACGGCACAGAATCGAGCAATACGCAAGGTATCTTTTGACCGTTGATGTTGCGATCCTCGGTCGCGTACTTGCCCCCCTCGTAAGTGGGTGGGAACACTTTCGGGCTGACGGCTTCCAGTTTCAGCGTGAGCCGGAGCGCGGCGGAACTTCCCGCAACTGCAGCATTCAGGTCGTCGTAACTCAGGGTTGGGTCGTTGGGCACGGTCTACCTCCAGAAGTTAAAGGATCATCACCACGATGTTCTTGTCGAAGGGTGACATCACTTGCCGGCCGTTTCGGCGCGTTAAGCAAAGGGAAAATATTTGGAGTTCGTTTCAGCCGATGTTGTCATATTAGTGCGAATGCAAGCGTACAAATCGGGCTCCACCAAGGCGAACCTAAAAGACGGATAACTGATTACTGTCACTGGCTATCTTGCTCGGGAGGACGTCGCGGAACCCCGCTTCACACATTGCGAATCCAGATCATCGACGCCGGCCTACGCCGCCACGCTAGCACCTCACCGAGTGCAACGACGCGCCCCACCCTTTGCGCCTGTTGCGCGAACACCCTTTCCCGCTCGGGGGATCTCGAACGCAGTCCGTGAGGCCGTTCTCGACGCAAGCGAAGGCAACCGGTTGGTCGGCCAGCGACTGACAATCGAAGCGGCTTCCGCTCTAGAGGTCCGGTACAAGTACGAGGGGAAGAAGTATCGGGCCTGGTTCGTTGGTTGGGAGTACCGTGTTCACGCACCGAACAGCCCCGTTACCGACGCGCTGACGGGAAAAGTCGAGAACGCCGCGGAGCGGTGGAAACGTGGCGATAGACGCAGGGCCGCGAGCCAGCTACGGGAGGTCATCGACATGACCCGAGTGGACGACGCCTGCCGGATGGCCTACTTGAGCGTTCGCGATACTATTCCCAGCGCGCTGGTATCGAAGGCGAAATGGTTGCGCTGGCGACCGTACATAGTCGCCGCGGCACTCGCTGCGGGAATTGTTTTCGTGTCGCTCTTGGTGATCGGGGTGCGATCGGCTCCACGAGCAAAGACCGCCGCACCGCACGCGCCCCCGACGAAAGCCGAGCGCGATAAAGCGAAAACAAAACGGCCGTAACGCGCTCGCGCCATTTGCTGTTTAGTGGAAGACATAGGGCGTTTGGGCCGTTGCCCGTTTCTGGCCTGTCACGGGCACAACGCTTTTTGCGAGACCACCCCGAGATTGGGCGGAGAACACCGTCCGCACCGTCCGCATCGTCCGCAGTGGCTGATTTCGAGCACTTGGATGCGGACGGTCCCCGGACGGTCCTCGCACCCAGCGGCTTCAGCATCGTCCGCACCGGACCACTGGATTTACTGGGGTCGGACGGTGCGGACGGTGCGGACGGTGCGGACGATGAATTCCCCGGTTTAACGGGTAACGATGTGTTACTCTCGATGAGCTACGGTACGAGCACCAACAACTACCGAAGAGCGCCAATCTTCATGACACCAAGGCTCCTATGAAATCTGCCGTGTCCGGTCCGCTCGTGCTGTGTTCTTTGTTGTTCGGGCACTGCGCGTCCCGTGCGGACGCGATGGCCACGAAGGGGAACTCCGAGGGGTTGGTGGTTCGCGTCACCGCGTCGTACCCGGGGGCGAGCGCCCGGGTCGTGGCCGATACCGTCGCGGCACCGATCGAGCAGCAGGTGAGCGGGGTCGAGGGGGCAACCGTGCTCGAGTCGGAATCGCGGAACGACGGCAGTTACGCGCTCACGATCCACCTCGAAACCACGGCCGACCCCGATCAGGTGGTCAAGCTCGTCCAGACCCGGGTCGAGTTGGCCGAGCCCCAGTTGCCGGAAGAGTGCCGCCGACAAAAGGTGGCGGTCCGCAAGGCGCCCGATGGATTACCCACTTTTTGGCTCGCGGTCACCTCTGTGACGCACAGCGAAGCAGAACTGACGGGAATCGCGACGCGGACGATCGGCAGTGCGTTCTCGGGTTCGGCGGGTGTGGCCGAAGTGCGGACCGTGGGCGGCCGGGACCGGCGGATCATCTTGACGTTCGATTCGGCGGCTCTGTCCGCGCGTGGAACGAAGGTCGAGAAGATCGAGAAGGAACTGAAATCAAAGAAGCTCCAGGTCGCGCCCGGGTGGCCGGTGGATGGCAACCTCGTTCTGGAACTCGCGTCCGAGCCGCCCGTCGATCTGGAGAAGCTCGGGAAGACCGTTGTCGGCACCATCAGCGGAATGGACATCGAGCTCCGGGATGTGGCCCGAATACGCGACGGGAGCGTCCCGCGCGGGTTCGCAAGTGCCAACGGGCGCTCGGCCCCGCTCGTGGCGGTCACCGCGTGGCCGGGCAAACTGACTCGGGCGGACGTGCGCAAAGTACTCGACGGTATCAAGGGGTTGCCCAAGGGCGTAAGGGTGGAACTGGTGTCGGACGTGTCGATGGGCAGCCTGGCACTCGCGCACGTCCGGTGGCCCGACGCGACGCGCCGGGAGCAGGTACAGGAAGTGATCGCGCGTGCGGGCAAGCTCCTGGGCGAAAAGGTCGGTGTCACGGAATGGATTGCGTTCGGTGAGGAACTGGAGTCGGGTGCGGCGACGATCCTGTTCACGCTCCCGCGAGGGCGCGCGACGGCGGTCGCGGATGCTCGCAAAGTGCTCCGCGAGCTTCGGGACACGTCCTGTGTGGTGAGTGAGATTTCCAACGGGCAGCACCCGTTCCCGGTTCGCATTGCCGTGTGTGGCACCGGGGATCGGGGGGCGGAGGATCTCGCGAAGGTCGCGAACGCGCTGGTGGATCGAATGAGGGCGAAGGGCACCGTTGTGGACGCGACCGCTCGACCCGGGTCGCCCCGACCGGAACTCTCCGTGAATGTGGACCGAGCCAAGATGAAGGCGCTCGGAGTTACGATCGAGGACGTGGCGGCCGCGATCCGGGCCACCGGTGTCACGGTCACAGCCGACGACAACAAGTTCGCCTCCGAGACCATAGTGCGCGTTACTCCGATGCCCGAACAATTGGACGAGATATTGAGCCTCTACGTTCTCGGCGAGAAGGGCAAGCCCGTCCAGTTGTCCGCGTTATGTTCCCTTCGGAAGGTGAGCGCGCCACAGCAGGTCGTGCGCGTCAATTTGTGTCCGGCGGTCGTGTTGTCGGGAGTCCCGCCGGCGGGTACGTCGGCATCGGATTCGATCGCCCAATCCCTGGAACTGGCGGGGGCGGTGTTGCCGAAAGGGTACAAGGCGCGACCTCTGCCTCCGGCCTCGCGATAAGAAACGGGCGGCCGTGCCGTCGAGGTTCCCGGAATAAATCGAAGGGTTGACCCAAATGAGTATCAGCAAAAGGCCGGTCCGGCTCATTTCAGAAGCGGGAGACGGAGTGCCAGGCTGCCGACCGTCCGAGGGGCTGAACCCGACAGTGGAGTTGATGAACAGAAGGGTGCAACCCGTCCGTTTTTGCGTACCGAGTTACAAGGGTGTAATGGGGTTCGCACGCGTCGTGATCGCCAAGGCCCCGGGTAGTTCCCGTAGTAACTGGAGGCGACGGGCTACCGGTCGGGGTACGATGGGTAGCCGTAATACGGAGCCGGGTACCCGGAGACGGGGTAACCCGCTTCGCGAACGACCGGAGTTCTTCTGTCGCTATTTCAGATTCTGACATTGGTTGCCTTTTTCCGGTCGGCTACTGCGGTGGTGTGCTCGTCCCAGGCGGAGTAAGATGCCGCGTTTTATCCGCCCTACCCCAGCAAAGCGTAGGCAGCATGAAATTCCCCGAGATCGTCTCCCGAACCGAGTGGCAGAAGCAACTCGACGCCATTACCGCTAAAGAGAAGACCGCGACGAAGGCACTCGACGCGCTGGCCGCCGAGCGCCGCCGACTGCCAATGGTGAAGATCGACACGCCGTACACGTTCGACTCTCCGACAGGGAAGAAGACGCTGCTCGACCTGTTCGAGGGTCGGAAGCAGCTCCTCGTTTACCACTTCATGTTCGCCCCAAACGTCGGCGGGTGGCCGGAAGCCGGGTGCGTCGGATGCTCGCTCCAGATTGATCAGATCGGCCATCTGTCACACCTGCACGCCCGCGACACCTCGTTCACCGCCATCTCGCTCGCGCCACTGGCGAACATCGAGGCGTACAAGAAGCGGATGGGTTGGACCGTTCCTTGGGTGTCGTCCGCCAACACCACCTTCAACCAAGACCTCGGGATCACCACGGAAAAGGAAGAAGACCACGGGCTGAGCGTGTTCATCCGGGACGGGGACACGGTCTACCGCACGTACTTCAGCCGCGCCCGCGGTACCGAGTCGTTCGGAACCGTCTGGTCGTTGCTCGATGTGACCCCGCTCGGGCGGCAGGAGAAGTGGCAGGACACGCCCGAGGGTCGTCCGCAGGGCGAGCCGTACACGTGGTGGCGTCGGCACGATGAGTACGGAACGGCGCCGGGCTGCGGGTGCTCGTGAGAAATCCGCAACCGAGTTCCGATTCATCATTTTTTTGCCAAAAGTAGGTACCCTACTTCGCAGAGATTATTTGGCGTCGCTCTCCTGTTTCAGTTATTGGACTCTTCCCATCCTCGAGAACCTATCGCTGCTCACCAAACTGGCGATCGGTTTGGGCATGGTCATTTGGCTTCCTCGCCTTCTCGAACGAGCCCGCTTACCCGGCGTTCTGGGGTACATTCTCGCGGGCGTCGTCTTGGGACCGGGAACGACAGGGATATTAAAGAGCGACGGCCCGAATATCATGTTATGGGCCGAACTCGGCAAACTGCTGTTCATGTTCTTTGTCGGGTTCGAGATCGATCTGGAGCAGTTCGGGAAGGTCCGCCAGCGCGCCGGGCTCTTTGGTACGGTGACGTTCGCTTTCCCCTTTGCGTTGGCTTACCTGCTGGGAAACGCGCTGGGGTATTCGTGGGTCGCGTGTCTGCTGATCGGTTCCATCATTGCGTCTCACACGCTGTTGGCTCACCCCGTCCTGGCTCGCCTCGGGTTGCTCAGCCGTGAATCGGTTTTGGGTTCTTCCGCCGAGTTGGTGACTGACGGTTGCTAGAACGATGGAGGATTTGCCCGGTTCGTGCGGGACGCCTCGTCATGTTGTCGTCCGATCTGCTCTCCCAAATCCTCGGGACCACGCTGGTGCCGACCGATCTGGTTTTCGCTCCCGATCTGATTGTTGTTGCGCTCGCCTCCCGCGCTGAGTCCGCTCCGTGCCCCATCTGCGGTCAACGGTCCGATCGCGTTCACAGTCGCTACCGCCGCGTCATTGCCGACCTCCCGATCTGCGGTCGCCAACTCGCCCTGATTCTGCGCCTCCGCAAGTTCCTCTGCCCCAACGCCGGTTGCCCGCGCCGCATCTTCTGCGAACGTGTTCACGGACTGGCCGCGACTCACGCCCGCTCCACCACGCGGTTGGCTCAACTCCAGCGAATGCTTGGCCTCGCGCTGGGCGGCGAACCCGGTTCACGGCTGGCGGGAGAGCTGGCTGTGCCGATCAGCGGCGACACGATCCTGCGGCGCGTGAAGGCCGTGCCCGCCGTCCCGCTCCGTGTTGAGTGATGACGCGAATTTTCTTGCAATGATGCACACGAGTAGATACGATCTTCTTCATCGCAAATTCCTATTAGACATGAACATGGTCGATAACCTCATACAACGGCCAGACAACTGCAGAAATCAATTAGTTAAATTATGATTATATATTATTTTTATCTTTAGATACTTATAAAGCAGCAAGAATGACTGCCCGCTCAGTGCTCAATTAATCTGATTGAACTAAGGAGATACATGCGACGGGTGTTAACTTTTTTTTATCTCGTCGAAGGGACGATCGGTTTCACACTTGGCCTATACCTGTATACGTATCTGGCGTGTACTTATGACAAGCTTGATGCCGTTCCGGGCCGCCCAGCGGGCGCACCGGTGGGAGTAGGGTGGCTGGGGTTGGGACTGACTCCAATCGAGTGGGGAATCTTTCTGCTCGCTTGGCTAAACGTTTGTATTGCGGTATTTGAATTCCCGACGGGGCTGGTGGCCGACTACCTCGGGCGGAAGGTCGCGGTGGTTGCTGCTCTGGTCGTTCGCGGGCTCTTCTTCGGGTGCCTCGCGGCCGTAGCGTCGTTTGGGGCGGACGTGACGGTCGGATGGGGGATGGCTGCGATGACTTGCCTGGCTCTCGCCGCGGCGCTGCGAAGTGGGTCGTCCACGGCTTGGTTTCGCGACCACCTCTCCTACCAAGATCGGATTCAAGGCGGAACGCAACACGTTGATCGATACCCGACGCACCGCGCGCGATCCCGCATGCTCGTTCACTCTCTGTTAATTGTCGGCACTTGTATTTCGGTCGCTTGCTACACGCTCGGAGAATCCAAGATCAGCTACTACCTGGGTGCTGCCGCTAGCCTACTCTGCGCGATCGCGTGTGGCGTCGCCATGCCAGAGAACAGGCAATACGCTTTTAAGAGGACATTGGCGGAGTTGATCCGTTTGATCCGTCAGGCCTGCCGAATCTACATCCAGGTTCGGTCGCTGTGGATAGTCACGCTGTGCGGCATCGGTGTGTGGGCCGTATTCTACGTGGTCGATGCGTACTGGCTGCTTTTATTCACCGGCCAGTTCAGCAAGCTGCTCGGTGTGCAGCTCAACGAAAAATGGCTGCTGGTCATCGTCGGCTTCACTGGCGCGAGTTTCTTGGGGAATTGGGCGTTTGAAGTGTTGGTTCGTCGGCCCCGCTTTGCCCACCTCGCGACCGATGGGAATGCTTGCGCGGGGATTATGCGGTGGGTGAGTGCAGTTCACGGTGGGGCTCTGGTCTGCGTCACTACCCTGTGGTTCGCTGGCATTATCGGCGATCAGCTCTGGCCCCACTTTGTGCTGCTGGTTAGCATCTTGGTGATCCACAAGTTTGCCGACGGCGCGGCCGAACCGACGCTCGACACGCTGGAGAACGTTTTTATCGAGGCGGATGAGCAGACGCGCGCCACAATACTCTCCATCATTTCACTAATCCGTCACCTGACAATCAGTGTCATCTTCACCTTCGGCATCGTCACTGGGCTACTCCACCTCACAGGCGGGAACGTCAACAAAGGCCAGTTAGACCAGATCGTCATTCTCTGGGCAGCGGCCGGCAGCGCGACCATTCTCGTTTCCGCGTTCACGCGAGTCGTCCTCATTCGCATCTGCAATCAACGCGGGTGATTACGAATAACCTTCGTGAGACATCCGATACCCCAACTGTTTTGAACCCAGAGAGCACCATGTTGCCTCCACTTCCGCCCCTCGCCCTGTTCGCCACCTCCGATGGGCGCGACGCATTCACACCCTTGTACGAAGCACTTCCCACACTCTTGGTACTCGCCGTATCGGGCGGTCTCGGCGGGTTTGTGGCCGGGATCAAGACCAATTCCGCCCACTCCGTCGCCATCCCTTTCATGAAGGACCGCGCTCTCAACCTCGGCTTTTTCGGCGACATCGTGATCGGGTTGACGACGGGGATCGCGATCATGTTCTTGGGCAGCGCGATGCTGGGTATCACGGACCAGCAGATTGGGGCAAATTCAAAAGCCTACGACGCGCTGCGGCTCGTCGCGTTGGGAATCCTCTCAGGGTTCGGCGGACTCCGTATCCTCACCTCGCTCTCAGATTCGCAGGTCACTGAGAAGTTGACGGCTATTAATCAGAAGGTCGATCGGAACCGGAAGCTCGGTGAATTGCTGCGCGAAGCCGCGACACTACGAGCGCAATCTAAGTACCCCGAGTCGTACCTGTATTATCAGCGAGCCCTCGAGATCGATCCAACTAGTGAAGAAGCACAGG
This region of Gemmata massiliana genomic DNA includes:
- the csb2 gene encoding type I-G CRISPR-associated protein Csb2; amino-acid sequence: MFALGVEFLMARAVMTRVDNREEPEWPPHPDRVFMALVAAWGEAGEDTDQRAALEWLEKLPAPELAVSLDVSNRTSFTSYVPVNDDGSPMGKKGPFGPMGSLPLGRNRQPRQFPTVAPASPTFFLRWDVDVPANLRSALERVCGLVTYLGHSASPVRMWVADQLPDDAPISLQPDDNRATVRLRIFGPGRTAYLKNRFDASLRPQPSLWQGYAPPREESNADVIEGPFDPGLFVFRELPGNRRYALESCGIIADAIRRELVRRHGPNVQNAPEWLSGHAADGSPSKLSRPAYVPLGFVDHEHADGHLLGVAIAVPNDFEHAAELFRLFMAHDGKNSHEIDAGVPYLSMTVRNPHLENREIGQFDLELDERPEGRRQFTLKTFTWTNPSHVWTTVTPVMLSQFPRRELGTEDVIAKACVDAGYPEPVVVRVSSAPLVRGVPHSRAFHVKPRGGRPPRPLTHAQIEFPVRVRGPVLIGAGRYAGYGVCRPNHEDQP
- a CDS encoding TPR end-of-group domain-containing protein, whose product is MITNNLRETSDTPTVLNPESTMLPPLPPLALFATSDGRDAFTPLYEALPTLLVLAVSGGLGGFVAGIKTNSAHSVAIPFMKDRALNLGFFGDIVIGLTTGIAIMFLGSAMLGITDQQIGANSKAYDALRLVALGILSGFGGLRILTSLSDSQVTEKLTAINQKVDRNRKLGELLREAATLRAQSKYPESYLYYQRALEIDPTSEEAQVCAAVALSYIDEPNHYTDAVRDLEVIATNRNSARAYYNLACLKQLSTDKKVQAYAVDEVIRALRRAIELEPDRYRTFATEDNDLKSLWKNQEFIALVGPLRSAERATGT
- a CDS encoding efflux RND transporter permease subunit, yielding MKSAVSGPLVLCSLLFGHCASRADAMATKGNSEGLVVRVTASYPGASARVVADTVAAPIEQQVSGVEGATVLESESRNDGSYALTIHLETTADPDQVVKLVQTRVELAEPQLPEECRRQKVAVRKAPDGLPTFWLAVTSVTHSEAELTGIATRTIGSAFSGSAGVAEVRTVGGRDRRIILTFDSAALSARGTKVEKIEKELKSKKLQVAPGWPVDGNLVLELASEPPVDLEKLGKTVVGTISGMDIELRDVARIRDGSVPRGFASANGRSAPLVAVTAWPGKLTRADVRKVLDGIKGLPKGVRVELVSDVSMGSLALAHVRWPDATRREQVQEVIARAGKLLGEKVGVTEWIAFGEELESGAATILFTLPRGRATAVADARKVLRELRDTSCVVSEISNGQHPFPVRIAVCGTGDRGAEDLAKVANALVDRMRAKGTVVDATARPGSPRPELSVNVDRAKMKALGVTIEDVAAAIRATGVTVTADDNKFASETIVRVTPMPEQLDEILSLYVLGEKGKPVQLSALCSLRKVSAPQQVVRVNLCPAVVLSGVPPAGTSASDSIAQSLELAGAVLPKGYKARPLPPASR
- the cas7g gene encoding type I-G CRISPR-associated RAMP protein Csb1/Cas7g; protein product: MPNDPTLSYDDLNAAVAGSSAALRLTLKLEAVSPKVFPPTYEGGKYATEDRNINGQKIPCVLLDSVPSQANRMELALQDAIDGGLFQLPLVSVNFAAVDNPGLPKITSLQAPHRIADAILRDSTIGEGKKPAKFRESEIGKELDKLSAGYATPLLGYAPHCLVFGMWDSTGPRGGLGVKFARALVSEIIGVNAVPGVTSSSRIDPLNIRVNSGTLYKAKGGGWTLDSELAEKDPKTKKAVLLGKDGKPSEANHGNVTPDLVYRKDKNGNLVLGDSERPVMMVVFDNEQERGHKYVIRDERKPIAKGGFTIDYAEQTTVLSLPALRRLRFPAKSGEKSTPEGDNAARTYLAALGLLGATLAVEAGYDLRSRCLLRATNAVTWHLLGKPGDADKPFALDKIAAIELYNKALAAVQKAKLPVHLEEIVLTPSADLVTLVKKSMELAAAEAGTED
- a CDS encoding transposase family protein — encoded protein: MLSSDLLSQILGTTLVPTDLVFAPDLIVVALASRAESAPCPICGQRSDRVHSRYRRVIADLPICGRQLALILRLRKFLCPNAGCPRRIFCERVHGLAATHARSTTRLAQLQRMLGLALGGEPGSRLAGELAVPISGDTILRRVKAVPAVPLRVE
- a CDS encoding cation:proton antiporter — encoded protein: MVIWLPRLLERARLPGVLGYILAGVVLGPGTTGILKSDGPNIMLWAELGKLLFMFFVGFEIDLEQFGKVRQRAGLFGTVTFAFPFALAYLLGNALGYSWVACLLIGSIIASHTLLAHPVLARLGLLSRESVLGSSAELVTDGC
- a CDS encoding DUF899 domain-containing protein, translated to MKFPEIVSRTEWQKQLDAITAKEKTATKALDALAAERRRLPMVKIDTPYTFDSPTGKKTLLDLFEGRKQLLVYHFMFAPNVGGWPEAGCVGCSLQIDQIGHLSHLHARDTSFTAISLAPLANIEAYKKRMGWTVPWVSSANTTFNQDLGITTEKEEDHGLSVFIRDGDTVYRTYFSRARGTESFGTVWSLLDVTPLGRQEKWQDTPEGRPQGEPYTWWRRHDEYGTAPGCGCS